In Devosia beringensis, a single window of DNA contains:
- a CDS encoding AI-2E family transporter, whose protein sequence is MTLRNQVLIWIAFLVVLVLMLWLFRGVLLPFVIGAALAYLLNPLVNQLQRWHFSRGWATAVVLLSVITIFVGMFFLFVPMVGQQLIELIQRLPRLVSDLQSLVTEWSPSFYEWLGPERAAQFQTSINDLTRQVLGFIATLPAELVNIGYTGAAVIGLTVLTPVVAFYLLLDWEGMVRGLQGLLPRDHKTEINGILGDIDKSMAGVIRGQGGVLLIDAVFYATALSLVGLNFGLAVGLISGLLSFVPFMGFAFGFSLSIGIALVQFWPNYWMVVAVAGIFLGWQFIEGNILYPKLVGSSININPVWLMFALLAFGALFGFVGLLLAVPLAAIVGVLVRYGVSKYKGSSLYQGYGGEAVDTTQPDAGNDVLRAP, encoded by the coding sequence ATGACGCTGCGAAATCAAGTGCTGATCTGGATCGCGTTCCTGGTCGTCCTGGTCCTGATGCTGTGGCTATTTCGCGGCGTGCTGCTGCCCTTCGTGATCGGCGCGGCTTTGGCCTATCTGCTCAACCCGCTGGTCAACCAGCTGCAGCGCTGGCACTTCAGCCGCGGCTGGGCCACCGCCGTGGTGCTGCTGAGCGTGATTACCATCTTCGTCGGCATGTTCTTCCTCTTCGTACCCATGGTCGGCCAGCAGCTAATCGAGCTGATCCAGCGCCTGCCGCGCCTGGTGTCGGATCTGCAGTCCCTAGTGACCGAATGGTCACCATCCTTCTATGAATGGCTGGGCCCCGAGCGGGCGGCGCAGTTCCAGACCTCGATCAATGATCTGACGCGCCAGGTGCTCGGTTTCATCGCCACATTGCCGGCCGAACTGGTCAATATCGGCTATACCGGCGCGGCCGTGATCGGCCTGACCGTGCTGACGCCGGTGGTGGCCTTCTATCTGCTGCTCGACTGGGAAGGCATGGTGCGCGGCCTGCAGGGCCTGCTGCCGCGCGACCACAAGACCGAGATCAACGGCATTCTGGGCGATATCGACAAGTCCATGGCCGGGGTGATCCGCGGGCAGGGCGGCGTGCTGCTGATCGACGCGGTATTCTACGCCACGGCGCTCAGCCTGGTCGGCCTCAATTTCGGCCTGGCGGTCGGACTGATCAGCGGGCTGCTGAGCTTTGTGCCCTTCATGGGCTTCGCCTTCGGCTTCTCGCTCTCGATCGGCATCGCTCTGGTACAGTTCTGGCCCAATTACTGGATGGTCGTGGCGGTTGCCGGCATATTTCTGGGCTGGCAGTTCATCGAGGGCAATATCCTTTACCCCAAGCTGGTCGGCTCCAGCATCAACATCAACCCGGTCTGGTTGATGTTCGCGCTGCTGGCCTTCGGCGCCTTGTTCGGCTTTGTTGGCCTGTTGCTGGCCGTGCCGCTGGCCGCCATTGTCGGCGTGCTGGTGCGTTATGGGGTGAGCAAGTACAAGGGCAGCAGCCTCTATCAGGGTTATGGCGGCGAGGCGGTAGATACGACCCAGCCTGATGCGGGCAATGACGTACTCCGTGCCCCCTGA
- a CDS encoding P-loop NTPase family protein, with protein sequence MPPEDLGTTRQLALELDHTPAQGEADFLVGEGNALAHGRIMAFPHWSEPVTLLVGPAKSGKSHLARIFADRSGARLAGVDDLAALATQGGRLPLIVEDVDRLGYDEAGLFHLLNQSLREQRPILLTAREDIANWPLLTDDVRSRARRATAFSLELTDDIQLSQMFVKLFGDRQIKVDPRIIAYLVARMERSAQEVVLLADLIDRLALAKGSAITRTIAADALDRRRIDRGDARDEQDGDGLADE encoded by the coding sequence GTGCCCCCTGAGGACCTGGGAACAACACGACAGCTGGCGCTCGAGCTCGACCACACGCCGGCGCAGGGCGAAGCCGATTTCCTCGTCGGCGAGGGCAATGCCCTGGCCCATGGCCGCATCATGGCCTTTCCGCACTGGTCCGAACCGGTCACCCTGCTGGTCGGGCCGGCCAAATCCGGCAAGTCGCACTTGGCGCGCATCTTTGCCGATCGCAGCGGCGCCCGCCTCGCCGGTGTCGATGATCTGGCGGCACTGGCGACACAGGGCGGCCGGCTGCCCCTGATCGTTGAGGATGTCGACCGGCTCGGCTATGACGAGGCCGGGCTGTTCCACCTGCTCAACCAGTCGCTGCGCGAGCAGCGGCCGATCCTGCTGACGGCGCGTGAGGACATTGCGAACTGGCCGCTATTGACCGATGATGTGCGCTCGCGGGCGCGCCGGGCCACGGCCTTTTCCCTCGAGCTGACCGACGACATTCAATTGTCACAGATGTTCGTGAAGTTGTTCGGCGACCGGCAGATCAAGGTCGATCCGCGCATCATCGCCTATCTGGTGGCCCGCATGGAGCGTTCTGCGCAAGAGGTCGTGCTTCTTGCCGATCTGATCGATAGACTGGCTTTGGCCAAGGGTAGTGCCATTACCCGCACCATTGCTGCCGATGCACTCGACCGCCGACGCATCGACCGGGGTGACGCGCGCGATGAACAGGATGGGGATGGTCTAGCCGATGAATGA
- the purM gene encoding phosphoribosylformylglycinamidine cyclo-ligase — translation MSDTQNLTSNGLSYKQAGVDIDAGNALVEAIKPAVKSTRRPGADGEIGGFGGLFDLKAAGFVDPVLVAANDGVGTKLKIAIDTGNHSTIGQDLVAMCVNDIIVQGAEPLFFLDYFATGKLDVEQGTAIVTGIAEGCRIAGCALLGGETAEMPGMYHGKDYDLAGFAVGAAERGTLLPRPDIAAGDTLVAIASSGVHSNGYSLVRKIVDLSGLDWSADAPFAPGTTLSEALLTPTRIYVKPLLAALKAGLAIKALAHITGGGFIDNIPRVLPEHLAAHVDLDAVTVPKVFGWLSKVGGVEQAEMLRTFNCGVGMLVAVAPADAQALVDHLNAAGEIAAIVGSLTERSGEPVTFAGKLAL, via the coding sequence ATGTCTGACACGCAAAACCTGACATCAAACGGCCTGTCATACAAGCAGGCTGGCGTCGACATCGATGCGGGCAATGCCCTGGTGGAAGCGATCAAGCCGGCGGTCAAGTCCACGCGCCGGCCCGGCGCCGATGGCGAGATCGGCGGCTTTGGCGGCCTGTTCGACCTCAAAGCGGCCGGTTTTGTCGATCCGGTCCTCGTGGCGGCCAATGACGGTGTCGGTACCAAGCTCAAGATCGCCATCGATACAGGCAATCACAGCACCATCGGGCAGGACCTGGTGGCCATGTGCGTCAATGACATCATCGTGCAGGGCGCCGAGCCGCTGTTCTTCCTCGACTATTTTGCCACCGGCAAGCTCGATGTCGAACAAGGCACCGCCATCGTCACCGGTATTGCTGAGGGCTGCCGGATTGCCGGCTGTGCCCTGCTGGGTGGCGAAACCGCCGAAATGCCGGGCATGTATCACGGCAAGGACTATGACCTGGCCGGCTTTGCCGTCGGCGCTGCCGAGCGCGGCACCCTCCTGCCCCGCCCCGATATCGCCGCCGGCGACACGCTGGTGGCCATCGCCTCCTCGGGCGTGCATTCCAATGGCTATTCGCTAGTCCGCAAGATCGTCGACCTCTCCGGCCTCGACTGGTCGGCCGATGCGCCCTTCGCGCCCGGCACCACGCTGTCGGAAGCGCTGCTGACCCCAACCCGGATCTATGTGAAGCCGCTGCTGGCCGCGCTCAAGGCGGGCCTGGCCATCAAGGCTTTGGCCCATATTACCGGCGGCGGCTTCATCGACAATATCCCGCGCGTGCTGCCGGAGCATCTGGCTGCCCATGTCGATCTGGATGCCGTCACGGTGCCCAAGGTGTTTGGCTGGCTGAGCAAGGTCGGCGGCGTCGAGCAGGCCGAAATGCTGCGCACCTTCAACTGCGGCGTCGGCATGCTGGTAGCGGTCGCTCCCGCCGATGCGCAAGCCCTGGTCGATCACCTCAATGCGGCCGGCGAAATCGCCGCCATTGTCGGCAGCCTCACCGAGCGCAGCGGCGAGCCCGTCACCTTTGCTGGCAAGCTGGCGCTGTGA
- a CDS encoding GNAT family N-acetyltransferase: MPCITIRKAENADARRLAVIAYSAWEQGIYPLLTPRPGLREAERYRLTQVVAETLNRIIVAEVDGIVVGWCSRAARRAYIPYLFVMPELQRNGLGSMLLRRMESMLELAGAERVHLETPADNVPAVRFYEKQGYRILALRPDGRDAAQPFMSVHLEKRLMPFAGDVGHED; the protein is encoded by the coding sequence ATGCCATGCATCACCATTCGCAAGGCTGAGAATGCCGATGCACGGCGACTGGCCGTGATTGCCTATAGTGCCTGGGAGCAGGGCATCTATCCGCTGCTGACCCCGCGACCCGGCCTGCGCGAGGCCGAGCGCTACCGGCTGACCCAGGTGGTGGCCGAGACGCTCAACCGCATCATCGTGGCCGAGGTCGATGGCATCGTGGTGGGCTGGTGCTCGCGGGCGGCGCGGCGCGCCTATATCCCCTATCTCTTCGTCATGCCCGAACTGCAGCGCAACGGGCTGGGCTCAATGCTGCTGCGGCGCATGGAATCCATGCTCGAACTGGCGGGCGCCGAACGGGTGCATCTGGAAACGCCGGCGGACAACGTGCCGGCGGTGCGCTTCTACGAGAAGCAGGGCTATCGCATCCTGGCCCTCCGCCCCGATGGCCGCGACGCGGCACAACCCTTCATGAGCGTACATCTGGAAAAGCGGCTGATGCCGTTTGCCGGCGATGTGGGGCACGAGGACTGA
- a CDS encoding DUF1801 domain-containing protein: MTDASDRIDQLIAETTDWRGATLAAVRAAILAADPAIVEEWKWMGSPVWSRDGMIAVGDAHKAKVKLTFAHGAQLADPDQLFNAGFEGNARRIIDYLEGDPVRGAELTALVRTAIVHNQTKLKKNVKKSG; this comes from the coding sequence ATGACCGACGCATCCGACCGCATCGACCAGCTGATTGCCGAGACGACCGACTGGCGCGGCGCGACCCTCGCGGCCGTGCGCGCAGCGATTCTTGCGGCCGATCCAGCCATTGTCGAGGAATGGAAATGGATGGGCAGCCCGGTCTGGTCGCGCGATGGCATGATCGCGGTCGGCGATGCGCACAAGGCCAAGGTCAAGCTGACCTTTGCCCATGGCGCGCAGCTGGCCGATCCGGACCAGCTGTTCAATGCCGGCTTCGAAGGCAATGCGCGGCGGATCATCGACTATCTCGAGGGCGATCCGGTGCGGGGCGCCGAACTGACGGCCCTGGTGCGGACGGCGATCGTGCACAACCAGACCAAGCTCAAGAAGAACGTCAAAAAAAGCGGCTGA
- the gatB gene encoding Asp-tRNA(Asn)/Glu-tRNA(Gln) amidotransferase subunit GatB has product MTLIDTRTPNPKSFIAGSTGDWEVVIGMEVHAQVTSESKLFSGSSTAFGNPPNANVSFVDAAMPGMLPTINAECVRQAVRTGLGLKAAINKRSVFDRKNYFYPDLPQGYQISQFKDPIVGEGLVYLDMPDGQIEIGIERLHLEQDAGKSIHDQHPNMSFVDLNRSGVALMEIVSKPDLRSSEEAKEYLAKLRSILRYLGTCDGNMEQGSMRADVNVSVRRPGGEFGTRCEIKNVNSIRFAGQAIEYEARRQIDILEDGGSIDQETRLYDPKAGETRSMRSKEEAHDYRYFPDPDLLPLEFDDAFVAELFAGLPELPDEKKARFIADFGVTPYDAMVLTLDRETADYFEAVVGFGGVKRDGKAVANMLNADVAAFANSQGLAIWETHLQPGQIAGIVDLVAAGTISSKGAKDLLQVIIAEEPEGEPAEIVERRGMAQVTDMGAIEAIVDEIIAANPDQVAKVLAKPTMIGWFVGQAMKASGGKANPQALNDLMKKKLGIE; this is encoded by the coding sequence GTGACCCTTATCGATACGCGCACGCCCAATCCGAAGAGCTTCATCGCCGGTTCCACCGGCGACTGGGAAGTGGTCATTGGCATGGAAGTTCATGCGCAGGTGACCAGCGAGAGCAAGCTGTTCTCGGGCTCGTCGACGGCCTTCGGCAATCCGCCCAATGCCAATGTGTCCTTTGTCGATGCGGCCATGCCCGGCATGTTGCCCACCATCAATGCCGAATGCGTACGCCAGGCCGTGCGCACCGGGCTGGGCCTCAAGGCCGCCATCAACAAGCGCAGCGTGTTTGACCGCAAGAACTACTTCTATCCCGATCTGCCGCAGGGCTATCAGATCAGCCAGTTCAAGGACCCCATCGTGGGCGAGGGCCTGGTCTATCTCGACATGCCGGACGGCCAGATCGAGATCGGCATCGAGCGGCTGCACCTGGAGCAGGATGCCGGCAAGTCCATCCATGACCAGCATCCGAACATGAGCTTTGTCGACCTCAACCGAAGCGGCGTGGCGCTGATGGAAATCGTCAGCAAGCCCGACCTGCGCTCGTCCGAGGAAGCCAAGGAATACCTGGCCAAGCTCCGGAGCATCCTGCGCTATCTGGGCACCTGCGACGGCAATATGGAGCAGGGCTCGATGCGCGCCGACGTCAACGTCTCGGTGCGTCGCCCGGGCGGGGAATTCGGCACGCGCTGCGAGATCAAGAATGTGAACTCGATCCGCTTTGCCGGCCAGGCCATCGAATATGAGGCCCGGCGCCAGATCGACATCCTCGAAGATGGCGGCTCCATCGACCAGGAAACCCGCCTCTACGACCCCAAGGCCGGCGAGACGCGCTCGATGCGCTCAAAGGAAGAGGCGCATGACTATCGCTACTTCCCCGATCCCGACCTGCTGCCGCTCGAATTCGACGACGCGTTCGTCGCCGAACTGTTCGCGGGCCTGCCCGAATTGCCCGACGAGAAGAAGGCCCGCTTCATCGCCGATTTCGGCGTGACGCCCTATGACGCCATGGTGCTAACGCTGGACCGCGAGACGGCCGACTATTTCGAGGCCGTGGTAGGCTTTGGCGGGGTCAAGCGCGACGGCAAGGCCGTGGCCAATATGCTCAATGCCGACGTTGCCGCCTTTGCCAATAGCCAGGGCCTGGCCATCTGGGAGACCCATCTGCAGCCCGGCCAGATCGCCGGGATTGTCGATCTCGTCGCTGCCGGGACGATTTCGTCCAAGGGCGCCAAGGACCTGCTGCAGGTGATTATTGCCGAGGAGCCCGAGGGCGAGCCGGCCGAGATCGTCGAGCGGCGCGGCATGGCGCAGGTGACCGATATGGGCGCCATCGAGGCCATTGTCGACGAGATCATCGCCGCCAATCCTGACCAGGTGGCCAAAGTGCTGGCCAAGCCGACCATGATCGGCTGGTTCGTCGGCCAGGCCATGAAGGCCTCGGGCGGCAAGGCCAATCCGCAGGCGCTGAACGATCTGATGAAGAAAAAGCTCGGCATCGAATAG
- a CDS encoding chorismate mutase, which translates to MTAIKTPADCQTKDDVRAEIDRLDAELLALFAQRHRYVTRMAQIKTDPHEARDPVRIEAVINKIRDRSLALDLDEDQAELVWRTLIDWNINYEKGIIAARRRE; encoded by the coding sequence GTGACCGCCATCAAGACCCCCGCCGACTGCCAGACCAAGGACGATGTCCGCGCCGAGATCGATCGGCTCGACGCCGAGCTGCTGGCGCTCTTCGCCCAGCGGCACCGCTATGTGACGCGCATGGCGCAAATCAAGACCGATCCGCACGAGGCGCGCGACCCGGTCCGCATCGAGGCCGTGATCAACAAGATTCGCGACCGCAGTTTGGCTCTTGATCTTGACGAAGATCAGGCCGAACTTGTGTGGCGGACCCTGATCGACTGGAACATCAATTACGAGAAGGGCATTATCGCGGCGCGGCGCCGCGAATAG
- a CDS encoding DUF998 domain-containing protein encodes MTNQIRLGAIFWVLTAEFFLAQFLAQAAWPGYSMTVEDISLLGVTSCGAYLNPAPGGIMPVCSPLSLVFNIGMALNGLLVVLGVWFTRDLWPQTRLKLVALWLLALGGDGTMLAGIFPLDTNPGLHLIGAVLALGLSCFGFIALARVVWYSHRGFALYSLATGVLALAGFVLYAAEIYLGGRGTVERLAAWPQTLWYMVTGALILRGHFAALVKSDTATATSAAR; translated from the coding sequence GTGACCAATCAGATTCGCCTGGGCGCCATTTTCTGGGTGCTGACTGCCGAGTTCTTTCTCGCCCAGTTCCTCGCCCAGGCAGCCTGGCCGGGCTATTCGATGACCGTGGAGGACATCAGCCTGCTGGGGGTCACCAGCTGCGGCGCCTATCTCAATCCGGCGCCGGGCGGCATCATGCCGGTCTGCTCGCCCCTCAGCCTCGTCTTCAATATCGGCATGGCGCTCAATGGGTTGCTGGTGGTGCTGGGCGTCTGGTTCACCCGCGATCTCTGGCCACAGACCCGGCTCAAGCTGGTGGCACTGTGGCTGCTGGCTTTGGGTGGCGACGGCACCATGCTGGCCGGGATTTTTCCGCTTGATACCAATCCTGGCCTGCACCTGATCGGCGCCGTGCTGGCGCTGGGCCTCTCCTGCTTCGGCTTTATCGCCCTGGCCCGCGTGGTCTGGTACAGCCATCGCGGCTTTGCCCTCTATAGCCTTGCCACCGGTGTCCTGGCCCTCGCCGGCTTCGTGCTCTATGCGGCGGAAATCTATCTGGGCGGGCGCGGCACCGTCGAGCGCCTGGCGGCCTGGCCGCAGACGCTGTGGTATATGGTGACCGGCGCGCTGATCCTGCGCGGCCATTTTGCGGCGCTGGTGAAAAGTGACACGGCAACGGCAACAAGTGCCGCGCGCTGA
- a CDS encoding YjhX family toxin, whose product MDISRDEQRVLHALAQGGRIALIRNPEGKVIDLEFFNRDGWLTPGCTLLLFRKLKAKKAIKSANGQPYRITRRGLELVRSEYDNR is encoded by the coding sequence ATGGATATTTCACGCGACGAACAGCGCGTGCTGCACGCCCTCGCCCAGGGCGGCCGCATCGCGCTCATCCGCAACCCGGAAGGCAAGGTCATCGACCTAGAATTCTTCAACCGCGACGGCTGGCTCACGCCGGGCTGCACCCTGCTGCTGTTCCGCAAGCTCAAGGCGAAGAAGGCCATCAAATCGGCCAATGGCCAACCCTATCGCATCACGCGCCGCGGGCTGGAACTGGTGCGCAGCGAGTATGACAACCGGTAA
- a CDS encoding DUF1801 domain-containing protein — protein sequence MAGKTAATGPVLLAGGNPQIAKGDGDAPVQAYIAAMPGWKRAVGERLDALIVATLPDVAKAVKWNSPFYGVPGQGWFLSYHCLTSYIKIAFFRGAALTPVPPVGSKDPDTRYLHIGMDGIFDEARFADWVRQAALLPGYLAPKT from the coding sequence ATGGCAGGCAAGACAGCGGCGACGGGACCGGTTCTGCTGGCGGGCGGCAATCCGCAGATCGCCAAGGGCGATGGCGACGCGCCGGTGCAGGCCTATATCGCGGCCATGCCGGGCTGGAAGCGCGCAGTCGGCGAACGGCTGGATGCGCTGATCGTGGCAACCCTGCCCGATGTTGCCAAGGCAGTAAAATGGAATTCGCCCTTTTATGGCGTGCCGGGGCAGGGCTGGTTTTTGAGCTATCACTGCCTCACAAGCTATATCAAGATTGCCTTTTTCCGGGGCGCGGCGCTGACGCCGGTGCCCCCGGTCGGCTCGAAGGATCCCGACACCCGCTACCTGCATATCGGCATGGATGGCATCTTCGACGAAGCCCGCTTTGCCGACTGGGTGCGGCAGGCGGCACTGCTGCCCGGCTATCTGGCGCCCAAAACCTAG
- the purN gene encoding phosphoribosylglycinamide formyltransferase: MSALIAAAKAPDYPAEIVGVLSNRAAAPGLEIAASQGIATASLAQSKFLSRDMFEDVMTQMLESWAVDIVCLAGFMRILGDDFVDHWAGRMINIHPSLLPLYKGLHPHQQALDAGATEHGCSVHFVTHGMDEGPVIARAKVPILQGDTAETLAARTLVAEHQLYPQALRLLALGQVVGPL, translated from the coding sequence ATGTCGGCATTGATCGCGGCCGCCAAGGCGCCCGATTATCCCGCCGAGATCGTCGGCGTGCTGTCTAACCGCGCCGCGGCGCCGGGCCTCGAGATCGCCGCCAGCCAGGGCATTGCCACGGCCTCGCTGGCGCAGAGCAAGTTCCTTAGCCGCGACATGTTCGAAGATGTCATGACGCAGATGCTGGAAAGCTGGGCGGTCGACATTGTCTGCCTCGCCGGATTCATGCGCATCCTGGGCGATGACTTCGTCGACCACTGGGCAGGCCGGATGATCAATATCCACCCATCCCTGCTGCCGCTCTACAAGGGCCTGCACCCGCACCAGCAGGCGCTCGATGCCGGCGCGACCGAGCATGGCTGCTCGGTGCATTTCGTCACCCATGGCATGGACGAAGGCCCGGTGATCGCCCGGGCAAAGGTGCCGATCCTGCAAGGCGACACTGCCGAGACCCTTGCCGCCCGCACCCTGGTGGCCGAACACCAGCTCTACCCTCAGGCCCTGCGTCTGCTGGCTTTGGGTCAGGTTGTCGGGCCGCTCTGA
- the gatA gene encoding Asp-tRNA(Asn)/Glu-tRNA(Gln) amidotransferase subunit GatA, producing MTDLTKLSLAAARKGLADKSFTSSELTGAYLGAIDKANPILNAYVAVTSEQALTMAKASDDKLAKGQGGTLEGIPLGIKDLFATKGVHTQAASHILDGFKPEYESTVTANLWRDGAVMLGKLNMDEFAMGSSNETSYYGPVISPFRAEGSNAQLVPGGSSGGSAAAVSAWLCAAATATDTGGSIRQPAALTGTVGIKPTYGRCSRWGTVAFASSLDQAGPIARTVEDAALMLTSMSGFDVKDSTSVDVAVPDFAAAVERGVKGLTIGVPREYRQDGMPAEIEKLWAQGLEWLKAEGATVRDISLPHTKYALPAYYIVAPAEASSNLARYDGVKYGLRVTGKDITDMYELTRAAGFGREVKRRIMIGTYVLSAGYFDAYYVKAQQVRTLIKKDFEDAFHAGVDAILTPATPSAAFGIGDEALAADPVAMYLQDVFTVTVNMAGLPGIAVPAGKDGQNLPLGLQLIGKPFDEETLFAAARVIERSADMDFSPKPWW from the coding sequence TTGACTGACCTGACCAAACTGAGCCTGGCCGCCGCCCGCAAGGGCCTTGCCGACAAGAGCTTCACCTCGAGTGAATTGACCGGCGCCTATCTGGGCGCCATCGACAAGGCCAATCCGATTCTGAACGCCTATGTGGCGGTGACATCAGAGCAGGCTTTGACCATGGCCAAGGCCAGCGACGACAAGCTGGCCAAGGGGCAGGGCGGCACACTCGAAGGCATTCCGCTGGGCATCAAGGATCTGTTCGCCACCAAGGGCGTGCATACCCAGGCGGCCAGCCATATCCTCGACGGCTTCAAGCCCGAATACGAATCCACCGTCACGGCCAATCTGTGGCGCGACGGCGCAGTCATGCTGGGCAAGCTCAACATGGACGAATTCGCCATGGGCTCGTCCAATGAGACCAGCTATTACGGCCCGGTAATCAGCCCGTTCCGCGCCGAGGGCAGCAATGCTCAGCTGGTGCCGGGCGGCTCGTCGGGCGGTTCGGCGGCTGCGGTTTCGGCCTGGCTCTGCGCCGCGGCGACGGCCACCGATACCGGCGGCTCGATCCGCCAGCCAGCGGCACTGACGGGCACGGTGGGCATCAAGCCGACCTATGGACGCTGCTCGCGCTGGGGCACTGTGGCCTTTGCCTCCTCGCTGGACCAGGCAGGGCCGATCGCCCGCACGGTGGAAGACGCCGCCCTGATGCTGACCTCGATGTCGGGCTTTGACGTCAAGGATTCCACCAGCGTCGATGTGGCCGTGCCCGACTTTGCCGCCGCGGTCGAACGCGGGGTCAAGGGTCTGACCATCGGCGTACCGCGCGAATATCGCCAGGACGGCATGCCGGCCGAGATCGAAAAACTCTGGGCCCAGGGCCTGGAATGGCTCAAGGCCGAAGGCGCCACGGTGCGCGATATCTCCCTGCCGCACACCAAATATGCGCTGCCGGCCTACTACATCGTCGCCCCGGCCGAGGCCTCGTCCAATCTGGCGCGCTATGACGGCGTCAAGTACGGGCTGCGCGTCACCGGCAAGGACATTACCGACATGTATGAGCTGACCCGCGCCGCCGGGTTCGGCCGCGAGGTCAAGCGCCGCATCATGATCGGCACATACGTGCTGTCTGCAGGTTACTTTGACGCCTATTACGTCAAGGCGCAGCAGGTGCGCACGCTGATCAAGAAGGATTTCGAGGACGCCTTCCATGCCGGCGTGGACGCCATCCTGACCCCGGCCACGCCCTCGGCTGCCTTCGGCATTGGCGACGAGGCGTTGGCCGCCGATCCGGTGGCTATGTACCTGCAGGACGTTTTTACGGTCACGGTCAACATGGCGGGCCTGCCGGGCATCGCCGTGCCGGCCGGCAAGGACGGGCAGAACCTGCCGCTGGGATTGCAGCTGATCGGCAAGCCGTTCGACGAAGAGACGCTGTTCGCGGCGGCCCGGGTGATCGAGCGCAGCGCCGATATGGACTTCTCGCCCAAGCCGTGGTGGTAA
- a CDS encoding DMT family transporter, which yields MVRRDWFWIILLGAIWGCSFIFNAVLIREIGPLWVTSFRVGIGALGCWAVLVALRKPVPRDPVLWFKLGALGVLAYAIPFALFPLAQANLASGVAAIINALTPLMTVIVSHFWLGGEKASRIKVAGVAVGFVGAFILAWPALSSGGDSHLWAIGACLLATLCYALSLNITRSFKAIEPTALAAIALTGAAVVSIPIALLTEGVPVMVRPETWMAALAIGLVSTAFTFQIMYRILPRVGPTNFATTTFIAPISAVFLGVTILRETVLPIQILGMLVIFAGLLLIDGRIGKLWRRAAA from the coding sequence ATGGTTCGTCGCGACTGGTTCTGGATTATTCTGCTCGGCGCCATCTGGGGCTGCTCGTTCATCTTCAACGCCGTGCTGATCCGCGAGATCGGCCCGCTCTGGGTCACCTCCTTCCGCGTCGGCATTGGCGCGCTGGGCTGCTGGGCCGTGCTGGTGGCGCTGCGCAAACCGGTGCCGCGCGATCCCGTGCTCTGGTTCAAGCTGGGCGCGCTGGGCGTGCTGGCCTATGCCATTCCCTTTGCGCTGTTTCCCCTGGCCCAGGCGAATCTCGCCAGCGGCGTCGCCGCCATCATCAATGCACTGACCCCGCTGATGACCGTCATCGTCAGCCATTTCTGGCTCGGCGGCGAAAAGGCCAGTCGCATCAAGGTCGCCGGCGTCGCCGTCGGTTTTGTCGGCGCCTTCATCCTCGCCTGGCCGGCTTTGTCGAGCGGCGGCGATTCCCATCTCTGGGCCATCGGCGCCTGCCTGCTGGCGACGCTCTGCTATGCGCTCTCGCTCAACATTACCCGCAGCTTCAAGGCCATCGAGCCGACGGCTTTGGCCGCCATCGCCCTGACCGGCGCCGCCGTGGTGTCCATTCCCATCGCTCTGCTGACCGAGGGCGTGCCCGTCATGGTGCGGCCCGAGACGTGGATGGCGGCGCTGGCCATTGGCCTCGTCTCGACCGCCTTCACCTTCCAGATCATGTACCGCATCCTGCCGCGGGTCGGCCCGACCAATTTTGCCACCACCACCTTCATCGCGCCCATCTCGGCGGTGTTCCTGGGCGTGACAATCCTGCGCGAAACCGTGCTGCCGATCCAGATCCTGGGCATGCTGGTGATCTTTGCCGGCCTGCTGCTGATCGATGGCCGTATAGGCAAGCTCTGGCGCCGCGCTGCCGCCTAG
- a CDS encoding ester cyclase — protein MACLNRQDWARLGSFVAEEARHNGRPFGLAGYRAMLEQDFRAIPDLQFAIDLLVIEPPHIAARLAFTCTPVGDFLGLPVNGRTVSFTENVFYGFKAGKIAEVFSIVDRQAIAAQLQG, from the coding sequence CTGGCTTGCCTCAACAGGCAGGACTGGGCGCGGTTGGGGAGCTTCGTGGCGGAGGAGGCGCGCCACAATGGCCGGCCCTTCGGTCTGGCCGGTTACCGGGCCATGCTGGAGCAGGATTTCCGCGCCATTCCCGACCTGCAGTTCGCCATTGATCTGCTGGTGATCGAGCCGCCGCATATTGCTGCCCGGCTGGCCTTTACCTGCACGCCGGTGGGCGATTTCCTCGGCCTGCCCGTCAATGGCCGCACCGTCTCGTTCACCGAAAACGTGTTCTACGGCTTCAAGGCCGGCAAAATCGCCGAGGTCTTCTCCATCGTCGACCGGCAGGCGATCGCGGCTCAACTACAGGGTTGA